The proteins below come from a single Molothrus ater isolate BHLD 08-10-18 breed brown headed cowbird chromosome 3, BPBGC_Mater_1.1, whole genome shotgun sequence genomic window:
- the SNRPB2 gene encoding U2 small nuclear ribonucleoprotein B'' gives MDIRPNHTIYINNINDKIKKEELKRSLYALFSQFGHVVDIVALKTMKMRGQAFVIFKELGSSTNALRQLQGFPFYGKPMRIQYAKTDSDIISKMRGTFADKEKRKEKKKAKTLEQSANAPNKKVTQGATQNSASASGTTPQNQVPDNPPNYILFLNNLPEETNEMMLSMLFNQFPGFKEVRLVPGRHDIAFVEFENENQAGAARDALQGFKITPSHAMKITYAKK, from the exons ATGGACATCAGGCCGAACCACACCATCTACATCAACAACATCAATGACAAGATCAAGAAGGAAG AGCTGAAGAGGTCCCTGTATGCGTTGTTCTCACAGTTTGGTCATGTGGTCGACATTGTGGCTTTAAAAACTATGAAGATGAGAGGACAGGCATTTGTTATATTTAAAGAACTTGGATCATCTACCAATGCTTTGAGACAGCTACAAGGCTTTCCGTTTTATGGGAAACCAATG cgTATTCAGTATGCAAAAACAGACTCTGATATAATCTCTAAAATGCGTGGGACATTTGCtgataaggaaaaaagaaaggaaaagaagaaagctaAAACTCTGGAACAGTCAGCAAATGCACCAAATAAAAAGGTTACCCAG GGAGCAACACAGAATTCAGCCAGTGCCTCAGGGACTACACCACAGAATCAG GTGCCTGATAACCCGCCAAACTATATCCTTTTCCTTAATAATTTGCCTGAGGAAACAAATGAGATGATGCTGTCCATGTTATTTAATCA GTTTCCCGGATTCAAAGAAGTACGCTTAGTGCCAGGGCGCCATGACATCGCATTTGTGGAGTTTGAAAATGAGAACCAAGCAGGGGCTGCTCGAGACGCTCTCCAAGGATTCAAGATCACTCCATCTCATGCCATGAAAATCACTTATGCGAAGAAATAG